The following coding sequences are from one Camarhynchus parvulus chromosome 1, STF_HiC, whole genome shotgun sequence window:
- the AMER2 gene encoding APC membrane recruitment protein 2, with protein sequence MDSHCDCVEPPAAEQPSGRINKTAFKLFRRRKSGGTMPSIFGVRSRGGEGKGAGKPGMVRSRTHDGLADAVLESSKKEEPGGGEAPSREAQERPAGSPGGPAGSAVAKSHSFFSLLRKNGRQAEGAEPRAGGRQKKGLRGIFSSMRWHKKDKIGKEERGETSDIPSGLIMPGSLTASLECIKEETPKPLSESPSGAGDAGPEPPREKRSGEAPAAAEEPQAGGAEPRASSPPAREEPPAAAVRPPEELSRERPEPAAGEVGTAKDAAITGCGDIIADHEEDVGGGSGVCEKSTPGPSKLGATKKHPTMVAYQGGGEEMASPDQVDDTCLQEFWDMLSQTDETKTQGGGSGGGTKKPEGLKESRGTEGAQNRVVVKRGGLHQIAIHLNHKEEQKSREKEQHEGVPNSDEGYWDSTTPGPEEDSSTSIQKETLPRDSYSGDALYDLYAEPDENPPAGPTHEEVPSVPRSKPVSPITTVSSLKTPSSAAKDSKIPISIKHLSSSHPASHGADASNSHHVAHHHLAKSEMHRTKIPVSKVLVRRVSNRGAAGSVTGTTVKTATYQDSAKK encoded by the exons ATGGACTCGCACTGCGACTGTGTCGAGCCCCCGGCCGCCGAGCAGCCGTCGGGGAGGATTAACAAAACCGCTTTCAAGCTTTTCAGGAGGAGGAAGTCCGGGGGAACCATGCCGAGCATCTTCGGGGTGCggagcagaggaggggagggTAAGGGCGCCGGCAAGCCGGGGATGGTGCGGAGCCGGACGCACGACGGCTTGGCCGACGCcgtgctggagagcagcaagaAGGAAGAACCGGGCGGCGGCGAGGCGCCGAGCCGCGAGGCGCAGGAGCGGCCGGCCGGCAGCcccggcggccccgccggcAGCGCGGTGGCCAAGTCGCACAGCTTCTTCTCGCTGCTGAGGAAGAACGGCAGGCAGGCGGAGGGCGCGGAGCCGCGGGCCGGCGGCAGACAAAAGAAGGGGCTGAGGGGGATCTTCAGCAGCATGAGGTGgcacaaaaaggacaaaatcggcaaggaggagaggggggaaaCCTCGGACATCCCGTCCGGCCTTATCATGCCGGGCTCCCTGACCGCCAGCCTGGAGTGCATCAAGGAGGAGACGCCGAAACCTTTGTCTGAGAGCCCGAGCGGCGCGGGAGACGCCgggccggagccgccgcgggAGAAGCGCAGCGGCGAGGCGCCCGCCGCGGCCGAGGAGCCCCAGGCGGGCGGCGCGGAGCCGCGGGCCAGCAGCCCCCCGGCCCGGGAGgagccgcccgccgccgccgtgcGGCCACCCGAGGAGCTCAGCCGCGAGCGACCGGAGCCGGCCGCCGGAGAGGTTGGGACTGCGAAGGATGCGGCGATAACAG GCTGCGGAGATATTATTGCGGACCATGAGGAGGATGTGGGCGGCGGGAGTGGCGTCTGCGAGAAGAGCACCCCCGGGCCCAGCAAGCTGGGGGCCACCAAGAAGCACCCCACCATGGTGGCCTaccagggaggaggggaggagatgGCCAGCCCCGACCAGGTGGATGACACCTGCCTGCAGGAGTTCTGGGATATGCTGTCACAGACGGACGAGACTAAGACGCAAGGAGGAGGAAGCGGAGGAGGGACAAAGAAGCCTGAGGGGTTGAAGGAAAGCCGAGGTACCGAGGGGGCCCAGAACAGGGTGGTGGTGAAACGTGGTGGCCTCCACCAGATTGCCATTCACCTGAACCACAAAGAGGAGcagaagagcagggaaaaggagcagcacGAGGGTGTCCCAAACAGCGATGAGGGCTACTGGGATTCCACCACCCCTGGTCCCGAGGAAGATAGCTCCACAAGCATCCAGAAGGAAACCCTTCCCAGGGACAGCTACAGTGGGGATGCTCTCTATGACCTTTATGCTGAGCCGGATGAGAACCCACCAGCGGGGCCCACACACGAGGAAGTCCCCAGTGTGCCACGCTCCAAGCCCGTGTCTCCAATAACGACCGTGAGCTCGCTGAAAACACCCTCCAGCGCCGCCAAGGACTCCAAGATACCCATCAGCATTAAACACCTTTCGTCATCACATCCTGCCAGCCATGGAGCAGATGCCAGTAACAGCCATCACGTCGCACACCATCACCTGGCCAAAAGTGAGATGCACAGAACAAAAATCCCCGTCTCCAAAGTCCTGGTACGCCGAGTCAGTAACAGGGGCGCAGCTGGGTCAGTAACGGGGACAACAGTGAAAACTGCCACATACCAGGACAGTGCCAAAAAGTAG